The Christiangramia salexigens genome includes the window GTATTTAAATGGTTAGGTTAGTTAGCCGGGGATAATATCCCCGGTTTTTTTTATGCAAAAGCGTAATACACCTTCAGCTTCATTCCATTGGCCTCCCATTTATCTGAACCTGGTTGAATTAAAGAGGAGATTTAATGCCCAGTACCATGGAACAATTTCAGCTTAACTATACTAGAAGTTAATTTAACGACAGAGAAGCGCGATTTTAACGAAATAAGACTAAAACAGGAAAGAATCTACAGAACTTAGTAACACAGTAATATTCAAATTCAAACCTATGCCAGTCTGGATAAAAGAAAAAGAAGGATTCTTTGAGGTAAGCGGAACCATGGATACAGAGAACTGTTTTCAGGTTTGCAAGTTTTTCGAGATCCTGCTAAATATGAAGGGAGACCTCAGGATAGATATCTCCAAACTGGAAAGCCTGGATATGGATAGTATACGGGAATTAAATACTTTGGTTGCGGTAGCCGCACAGGAAGGTAGTACGATTGAATTCATTACGACCAGAGCGAACAAAAAATCAAGCAAGAAACAGATTAACCGAGTCTCCAATTAAGAGCCTATTAATAAGAAAAACCTGCAACGGCTTCTAAAAATAAGCTGTTACAGGTTTTTAAAGTACTCGAGGCGGGAATCGAACCCGCACTCCCGAAAGAACTGGATTTTGAATCCAGCGCGTCTACCAATTCCGCCACTCGAGCTAGTGGATGGCAAAAGTATAAAAAATTTACTTTAGAAAAATGCTGTAGTTGAATTTTTATTTCAACTTTAAACCGATTCCGAAGTGTAAGTTACTTTCTTATTCCTGATCAAATATTTAGCAATATTTTTTTCCTCTACAATATCATCATTCGGTAAAAGCATGTTTAGTTCTCCTGTAACCGGATTGGTTAAAAGTGAAAAGCCGGGACGGCAATTACGATATCTATATTTTATAGCTTTAATCCCCTCTACAAAGCCCTCATTTCTGGTCTTTTTGGATAAGTATTTAGAACATGGCTGCCTGAAGATACATCTCTCCTGTCTATATTTTGGTACGATTTTCCAGTAAAACTCAATTAAAGCTAATAGTAAATACCTCATTAATAAATTTCTACATATAGTATTAAGAAAACGGCAGCTTTAGTAAAGGAGATTTTCTCCGGTAATATGCTTTTAACTGCCATTACCTAAAATGCTAAACTATAACCTATAATCTGAATAACCTTACGGTTTACCTTAAAAAAAGGATCGTTTTAAGAATGTTTATTAACTGTTTTCAATTTTTTTCCTACAAATTTCCGTTTTTAGGATCATACCTGGATATATAAATTATAAAACCACCGATCTATACCGGTGGTCTACAATTGCTTCCTTAGCCTAGGCTGCTTTTTTAATCTTTGCCGTATTATTTAAAAGAATCTTGAATTCGTTTACCCAGCTTTGAGCTCTTTGAACTTCATTGCTCTCAAAATAATCCCGGGAGCGATTAAAAAGCTGGATCATTAGATCCGGCTCATTTCTATATTTAAAATGGATATTCACCTCCTCAAGAAATACTCTGGAATGTTTACCCGGAGTTTTCATTTCAATGGTTTCCAGGTCAACTGATTTTAAATTTTTAAAATCCAACAGCTTTACAATAGGTTTTTTATCTATCATTTGAATAAAGAGCAGTTTCTCCTGAATTGAATCCAGACCCAAATAATTCAGATCCCAATGCTCTTTTTTAGAAAATGTTAAAGCGTTTATTCTAGCTTCCAGTTTAAATGTCTTTTTTAGTTTTCTGGAGTCATATTTTCCATAATAAAGCAACAATAAATAAGGTATAAGCACACTTAGTAATACCGTAATGGATACGGCGATCATATTTAATTTCATTTTTAAAGATTTAGTTTTTGATAAATAATTTCATTCAGTTCTACTGAACCGAAATAACGGCCACCAGAATTTTATCAAAAGACACTATGGAATGGAAAAAGGATCTTGCGAGAACTGCATCCCGGCTCGATAAAGAAATTAAGATCCAGATAACAGCAATCCTTACCTAGAGGGTTGTAATAAGAAAAAGCAGTAAAGTTATCTTTAAGAAAATTAGTTGAATTATACCTGACTTCTGAAGTCAGATTTACTCCAGGATCTTCAATTATAAAGTAACTATCCGCATTTTCACCTGCATAAAATTCTGACTGCTGAGTAGTATCAGTTTTTTGTTGAAGGATTGGATCTGCAACAAGAAAATCACATGAAGTGAGAAGAGTAAATAACAGGCATAATTTTATAATTATGCCGGAATTAATGAGGTTCATCTTTTAATCATTAGAGGATTAAATATATATCAGATTAACCTTAAGTATTTGTTAATAATTCAAGCAGATTTTATTATTTACAAAGCATGTAATTCACTCAATTCAAGTGATTTATTGAAACACCAAAAAATATTTATAAAAAAATATTCTGTATTCAAAAATGATATATATTCGCTCACTTTTAATTTAAATATAAAAATGAAAAAACTAATTTTTGGTGCTCTTGCACTTGCTTTATTAATCTCGGTTACTTCTTGTCGTAACGAAGAGAAACCAATCGAAGATTCAATGGAGGAAACTGAAGTTACTGAAGGTGCTAATCTGGAGATCTCTCCTAAAGTTGAAGACAGCATAGAGGTTGAAATGGAAACTGAAGTTGATTCAATTCAGACGCCTGCTACAGAAGTTGAGCAAGAAAGTCCGGCGATTAAATAAGAAATAATCACAGTGTACTTACTAAAGTCCTGCCCATGGCAGGACTTTTTTTTGATCCTATTTTCTAAGTTTATAGCCTACCGTAGAAAAATAAAGTATAAATAAATAGCAAGGCACCATCACCCAATAACCCGCCTGTGCACTCCATATGTCTGCTAATGCTCCATATGCCAACGGAATTATCGCACCACCTGCAATTCCCATAACCAACAAACTCGACGCAGCTTTAGTGAATCTTCCCACATCGGCTAAGGCCAAAGGCCAGATCGCGGGCCACATCAAAGCATTGGCCAGTCCCAATAGAGCAATACAGGCCAGAGAAACATAACCATTAGTTATAATCGCCAATACAGAGAGAATGACCCCTAATATTGCTGAAACACGTAAAGCATTCTCCTGAGAAATGAATTTTGGAATAGTAAAAATCCCAATTATATAACCTATCACCATCGTAAACATGGTCCCGGTGGCAAAATATTTGGCGGTATCCAGCGGAATTCCCTGTGAAGCACCATAGCTTATGATACTATCGGCCGCTATAACTTCTACACCTACATAAAGAAATAATGCAATTACCCCTAAGATCACATGTGGAAAATCAAAAACACTGGATTTTTTAGCATTTGAAACCGAAAGCTCCTCATCTTCTTTATCTGTATCTATTTCAGGCAAAGACGATTTATATACCCAAAGTGCCAGCAGTAGCAAGGCTACAATGATCCCGATATAAGGCGGAATCACCCTGAGAGCCATCTCATTTAACTCTATCGTTCTCTGTGCTTCGGAAAGGTTCGTTAAATCAGATTTTAAAGCATCAGCTTTATCCAGTTGGAGAAAAAAGCCTATTAGTATTGGAGCGAGAGCGCCCGCCATCTTGTTACAGATCCCCATTATACTAATCCTTTTGGCAGCACTCTCAGGAGGGCCAACAATAGTCACATAGGGATTTGAAGCTGTTTGTAGCACAGCCAAACCACTTCCCATAATGAACAGACCCACCAGAAATAAGATATAAGTCCGGCTCATCGCTGCCGGTATAAACAATAATGCTCCAAAAGCCATTAAAATAAGGGCAACCGACATTCCATTCTTAAATCCAAAAATATTAAGGGTTCGTGTAGATATCGGTGCCATGACCACATAAGCGATATAAAAGGCAAAGGTGACAAAGAACGACTGGAAAGTGCTTAACTCACAGGCAATTTCGAGATATGGAATTAGCAAACTATTAAGCCAGGTTATAAACCCAAAAATGAAGAATAAAGCCCCGATTATAATTATTGACCGGTTAAGATTACCGGAGGTATGACTCGTTTGATCCATGAAACTTTCCTTGATTTAGGGTTTTCAGTATAAATCCAATTTACTCAGATTTCCGTATAAATTATCAGACCAATAATACAACTAAATGAGTTATTCAACAATTATGAATTACTTCAAAAAATTTACCGGATAAAACATTCTAGAGTAAGACTATCTCTGCACCACATTTTGACTTGTAACGAAAACTATAAATATGTTCACTTAATATTAAACTTAAGTCCTACATTAAAACACCTAATAATAAAGGTCCATTAAGTTATTGTTAACAATTTCACCTAAAGATTTGTGTATTTTATCGAAAAAATTATTGTTATCAAGAAAGTTTTGCAAGATTTGCCGTTAAGCTGATATCAGGCCCTGAAAACTAAATGAAGAACCTATCCTACACAAATACCTCCGGAAGTCTTTTTCGAGAATATTTTAGAGATTATCGTAATTCATTTTAATTTTCGATAAGAATAAATTGGGTGGTTATTAACAATTTCCACCTGGTCAAATATTATTTCAATTATTATCCTATACTTCTTTTTACAGCCCCCTTTTTATGATTAAGTCTTTCAGATCTCTTGCAACATTATTTTTGTTTTTCATTTGTGCTAATAACCTTTTAGGGCAAACTAAGGGATTAATTTACAAACCTGCGGAAGGCGCAGGTCAAGTTGTCCTGGA containing:
- the yidD gene encoding membrane protein insertion efficiency factor YidD, producing the protein MRYLLLALIEFYWKIVPKYRQERCIFRQPCSKYLSKKTRNEGFVEGIKAIKYRYRNCRPGFSLLTNPVTGELNMLLPNDDIVEEKNIAKYLIRNKKVTYTSESV
- a CDS encoding sugar MFS transporter translates to MDQTSHTSGNLNRSIIIIGALFFIFGFITWLNSLLIPYLEIACELSTFQSFFVTFAFYIAYVVMAPISTRTLNIFGFKNGMSVALILMAFGALLFIPAAMSRTYILFLVGLFIMGSGLAVLQTASNPYVTIVGPPESAAKRISIMGICNKMAGALAPILIGFFLQLDKADALKSDLTNLSEAQRTIELNEMALRVIPPYIGIIVALLLLALWVYKSSLPEIDTDKEDEELSVSNAKKSSVFDFPHVILGVIALFLYVGVEVIAADSIISYGASQGIPLDTAKYFATGTMFTMVIGYIIGIFTIPKFISQENALRVSAILGVILSVLAIITNGYVSLACIALLGLANALMWPAIWPLALADVGRFTKAASSLLVMGIAGGAIIPLAYGALADIWSAQAGYWVMVPCYLFILYFSTVGYKLRK